A genomic segment from Thermothielavioides terrestris NRRL 8126 chromosome 4, complete sequence encodes:
- a CDS encoding 60S ribosomal protein L25 produces MAPKDTKKGGASKAGKGAQAKKAAQAALKGVHTHKKLKVRHTTTFHRPKTLVLSRAPKYPRKSIPHEPRLDEHKVIVHPLNTEGALKKIEEQNTLVFIVDVKANKAQIKQALKKLYDIDTVKINTLIRPDGTKKAFARLTADVDALDIAATKLGLV; encoded by the exons ATGGCTCCCAAGGACACGAAAAAAG GCGGCGCCTCCAAGGCCGGCAAGGGCGCCCAGGCCAAGAAGGCTGCCCAGGCTGCCCTGAAGGGT GTGCACACCCACAAGAAGCTCAAGGTCCGCCACACGACGACCTTCCACCGCCCCAAGACGCTCGTCCTGTCGCGCGCGCCCAAGTACCCGCGCAAGTCGATCCCTCACGAGCCCCGCCTCGATGAGCACAAGGTCATCGTGCACCCTCTCAACACCGAGGGTGCGCTGAAGAAGATCGAGGAGCAGAACACGCTTGTGTTCATTGTCGACGTCAAGGCCAACAAGGCCCAGATCAAGCAGGCCCTGAAGAAGCTCTATGACATCGACACTGTCAAGATCAACACGCTGATCCG GCCCGACGGCACCAAGAAGGCCTTTGCCCGCCTGACTGCCGATGTCGACGCTCTCGACATTGCTGCCACCAAGCTCGGCCTTGTCTAA